In one Chionomys nivalis chromosome 13, mChiNiv1.1, whole genome shotgun sequence genomic region, the following are encoded:
- the LOC130886016 gene encoding 60S ribosomal protein L7a-like, with translation MPKGKKAKGKKVAPAPAVVKKQEVKKVVNPLFEKRPKNFGIGQDIQPKRDLTRFVKWPRYIRLQRQRAILYKRLKVPPAINQFTQALDRQTATQLLKLAHKYRPETKQEKKQRLLARAEKKAAGKGDVPTKRPPVLRAGVNTVTTLVENKKAQLVVIAHDVDPIELVVFLPVLCRKIGVPYCIIKGKARLGRLVHRKTCTTVAFTQVNSEDKGALAKLVEAIRTNYNDRYPPLGRQRPGS, from the coding sequence atgcccaagggaaagaaggccaaggggaagaaggtggCCCCGGCCCCAGCCGTCGTGAAGAAGCAGGAGGTGAAGAAGGTGGTGAATCCTTTGTTTGAGAAGAGGCCTAAGAACTTCGGCATTGGGCAGGAcatccagcccaagagagatctCACACGCTTCGTCAAATGGCCCCGCTACATCAGGCTGCAGCGGCAGAGGGCCATCCTCTATAAGCGCCTCAAAGTTCCTCCTGCCATTAACCAGTTCACCCAGGCCCTGGACCGGCAAACAGCTACCCAGTTGCTTAAACTTGCCCACAAGTACAGGCCAGAgaccaagcaggaaaagaagcagaggctgctggcccgtgctgagaagaaagctgccGGCAAAGGGGATGTCCCAACTAAGAGACCACCTGTCCTTCGAGCGGGCGTCAATACAGTCACCACTTTGGTagagaacaagaaggctcagctggtggTGATTGCCCACGATGTAGACCCCATtgagctggtggtcttcctgcctgtCCTGTGTCGCAAGATAGGGGTCCCCTActgcatcatcaagggaaaggccaggctgggacgactggtccacaggaagacgtgcaccactgttgCCTTCACACAGGTTAACTCGGAAGACAAGGGTGCTCTGGCCAAGCTGGTGGAAGCTATTAGGACCAATTACAACGACAGATATCCGCCACTGGGGAGGCAACGTCCTGGGTCCTAA